A single genomic interval of Exiguobacterium sp. BMC-KP harbors:
- a CDS encoding nitroreductase family protein, with product MHAQQVIETRRSIRSYTEQPVPVELVEALLDTAIYAPNHKLREPWRFVLAIEDGQTRYVDALMELLTARGQFETKTIEQRQQAEQKLREVPVYLTVLCQVQGTPDQQLEDTLATAAMIQNLQLVATERGLGCCWKSGKHWFTPEYASLVGASEEERVLGVIQIGWPAVVPPVKPRTSAKDKLTHF from the coding sequence ATGCATGCCCAACAAGTGATTGAAACACGCCGGTCGATCCGGTCCTATACGGAACAACCCGTTCCGGTCGAATTGGTAGAAGCATTGCTCGACACGGCGATTTATGCCCCGAATCATAAATTACGAGAACCTTGGCGCTTTGTTCTCGCAATCGAAGACGGACAAACACGGTACGTCGATGCCTTGATGGAGTTGCTGACAGCGCGCGGTCAATTCGAGACGAAGACGATCGAACAACGTCAGCAGGCGGAACAAAAATTACGGGAAGTCCCGGTTTATTTAACGGTACTTTGTCAGGTACAAGGAACACCGGATCAACAGCTAGAGGATACACTCGCAACAGCTGCCATGATTCAAAATCTACAGTTGGTGGCGACAGAGCGAGGTCTTGGTTGTTGCTGGAAGAGCGGAAAACATTGGTTTACACCAGAATATGCGTCTCTCGTCGGTGCTTCAGAAGAAGAGCGGGTTCTCGGTGTCATTCAAATTGGCTGGCCAGCCGTCGTTCCACCTGTTAAACCTAGAACGTCCGCAAAAGACAAGTTGACGCACTTTTAA
- the kynA gene encoding tryptophan 2,3-dioxygenase: MEKTDPTSIEASIQTDFKKDMSYGDYLQLDPLLTSQHRLSGHHDEMLFIIIHQTSELWMKLILHEMRAATQAVANDDLESSFKMLARISKIQHQLIQSWNVLSTLTPAEYLEFRDALGHSSGFQSYQNRQIEFALGFKNEQMLKVYAHDETLYPMMLEDLKTPSIYDETIRAMARHGLPIDKSVLERDVTQDWTPNASVEAAWASVYRDVERYWDLYELGEKLLDIGSQQQMWRFNHMSTVERIIGQKPGTGGSSGVSYLRRVLDHRFFPELWSVRTTL; the protein is encoded by the coding sequence ATGGAAAAGACTGATCCTACGTCTATTGAAGCATCGATTCAAACGGATTTTAAGAAAGACATGTCCTACGGAGACTACTTGCAATTAGATCCTTTGCTTACGAGTCAACATCGCTTATCGGGGCATCATGACGAGATGTTGTTCATCATCATTCATCAGACGAGCGAACTATGGATGAAGTTGATTTTGCATGAGATGCGTGCGGCAACGCAAGCCGTTGCAAATGATGATCTCGAATCATCATTTAAGATGCTCGCACGGATCTCAAAGATTCAGCATCAGTTGATCCAGTCGTGGAATGTTCTGTCGACCTTGACCCCTGCCGAATATTTGGAATTCCGCGATGCTCTCGGTCATTCATCCGGATTCCAATCGTATCAAAACCGGCAAATCGAATTTGCGCTCGGCTTCAAAAATGAGCAGATGCTAAAAGTGTACGCGCATGACGAAACACTCTATCCGATGATGCTCGAAGACTTGAAGACACCAAGCATCTACGACGAAACGATCCGAGCGATGGCACGACATGGACTACCAATCGATAAGTCTGTCCTCGAACGTGATGTTACACAAGACTGGACACCGAATGCGAGTGTCGAGGCTGCTTGGGCAAGCGTCTATCGAGATGTCGAGCGGTACTGGGATCTGTATGAACTCGGCGAAAAACTACTTGATATCGGGAGTCAGCAACAGATGTGGCGCTTTAACCATATGAGTACCGTCGAGCGGATCATCGGACAGAAGCCAGGAACAGGTGGCTCGTCTGGTGTCAGTTATCTACGGCGTGTGCTCGACCACCGGTTCTTCCCAGAACTATGGTCGGTCCGCACGACATTATGA
- a CDS encoding DUF4385 domain-containing protein, translating into MPFDYDLDFKTTDFRKEPEKYRVGRGEQGVLLVEPYKSEILPHWRFKTPDIARESSDKIYEMYLAYKEDGDFVGMDMARKFIQMGHTRARRYANYKGGRKYKDKEKKELHIRDIDEEKAKSAAIFQEKWDLIRADEEYLKLKRAHQKQYG; encoded by the coding sequence ATGCCGTTTGATTATGATCTCGATTTTAAGACGACTGATTTTCGTAAGGAACCGGAAAAATACCGGGTCGGGCGCGGAGAGCAAGGGGTGTTGCTCGTCGAACCATATAAAAGTGAGATTTTGCCGCATTGGCGTTTTAAGACGCCGGACATCGCTCGAGAATCGTCCGACAAAATTTATGAGATGTATTTAGCTTATAAAGAGGACGGGGACTTCGTCGGCATGGACATGGCGCGGAAGTTCATTCAGATGGGTCATACGCGCGCGCGACGCTACGCGAATTATAAGGGTGGACGCAAATATAAAGATAAAGAGAAAAAAGAATTGCACATACGCGATATCGATGAAGAAAAAGCCAAATCGGCTGCGATTTTCCAAGAAAAGTGGGATTTAATTCGGGCGGATGAGGAATATCTCAAGCTCAAACGCGCACATCAAAAACAATACGGTTAA
- a CDS encoding alpha/beta hydrolase → MRIEQSSIVVDQTTISYDHFQMGSKQVCFLISGASYLYDHPYFYYSRMALLARGIDVICIHYVTEELFSMSDAESNACMTRRVDAVVSEVLEKHAYENVQFIAKSLGTIPLAALLAKPNLQTARFVFLTPVLKAEVVEQIVTSTQAGLIVIGTADKFYDEAALETCQTSQLMIDVIEGANHSLDQGFEVDSSLAVLGHVIRQIEVSLFESLHQ, encoded by the coding sequence ATGCGGATCGAGCAGTCATCCATCGTCGTCGATCAGACGACCATTTCGTATGATCATTTTCAAATGGGATCAAAACAGGTCTGCTTCTTGATTTCGGGAGCGTCTTACTTATACGACCATCCTTACTTTTACTACAGCCGGATGGCACTACTCGCTCGAGGCATCGATGTCATCTGTATTCACTACGTGACGGAAGAATTATTTTCGATGTCAGACGCGGAATCAAATGCCTGTATGACGCGCCGGGTCGACGCTGTCGTCTCAGAAGTACTAGAGAAGCATGCATATGAAAACGTCCAGTTCATTGCGAAGTCGTTAGGAACGATTCCGCTTGCTGCGTTACTTGCTAAACCAAATCTACAGACAGCACGCTTCGTCTTTTTAACACCCGTTCTTAAAGCCGAAGTGGTCGAGCAAATCGTCACATCGACGCAAGCTGGACTGATTGTCATTGGCACGGCTGATAAGTTTTATGATGAGGCAGCACTTGAAACATGTCAGACATCACAATTAATGATCGATGTTATCGAAGGAGCGAATCATTCACTCGATCAAGGATTTGAGGTCGATTCGTCACTTGCAGTTCTTGGACACGTTATTCGTCAGATCGAAGTGAGTTTGTTTGAATCGCTACATCAGTAA
- a CDS encoding TetR/AcrR family transcriptional regulator has product MSSSQPEKIDKRHLRTVRTREKLLSAARDVFLEQGFQTATISQIIKQAGVGYGTAYVHFEGKDELLVVLMEDVMSRFHAIAERTFEPTTPREAKERIVTQATDFLRLAEEERAMLRIVEQAIGVSYIVRAKWKAIRERFIDRISQDIQYAQETGLARQDVDSKLVARGWFFANEMYLFEVVREEATATIEEIAHVLATIYTQGLYRIED; this is encoded by the coding sequence ATGTCATCTTCTCAACCAGAAAAAATCGATAAACGTCACCTGCGTACGGTGCGGACACGCGAGAAACTGTTGAGTGCAGCACGTGACGTCTTCTTAGAACAAGGTTTTCAGACGGCAACGATTTCACAAATCATTAAACAAGCTGGCGTCGGTTACGGAACCGCTTATGTCCATTTTGAAGGGAAAGATGAGCTACTCGTCGTCTTGATGGAAGATGTCATGAGTCGTTTTCACGCGATTGCGGAACGAACATTTGAACCGACGACGCCGAGGGAGGCGAAAGAACGCATCGTGACGCAAGCAACGGATTTCTTACGTCTTGCAGAAGAAGAACGAGCAATGCTACGGATTGTCGAGCAAGCAATCGGTGTATCCTATATTGTCCGTGCAAAATGGAAAGCGATTCGGGAACGATTCATTGATCGGATCAGTCAAGACATTCAGTATGCGCAAGAGACAGGACTCGCGCGGCAAGATGTTGATTCAAAGCTCGTTGCCCGCGGCTGGTTCTTTGCCAATGAGATGTACTTATTTGAAGTCGTCCGTGAAGAGGCGACGGCAACGATTGAAGAAATCGCACACGTCTTAGCGACGATCTATACGCAAGGACTCTACCGGATCGAGGATTGA
- a CDS encoding MFS transporter, with the protein MHADQRKKLTVLMINMFIAVGSFGIIIPILPAYLASIGQGGTAAGLMIAIFAGAQLIMSPIAGKWADQYGRRKMIIYGLIGLTLSMFVFYFSNSVTVLYISRAIGGAGAALLIPAIFAYVADITTMDQRAKGNSYVSAAMSLGIVIGPGIGGFLAEYDLKLPLLVSAIVSGAAVLFSVLLLQESEKHDATAMAPDEGSMLRKLGTSFKKPYFVPLVITLVMSFGLMAYESVLGLFVDDQFGASPKDIAIMVTSTGIISVIAQIFIVDKLSRSLGEGKVLNLFLFIAALGFLLSLLTSSYGGFFAITLVIFLATSILRPVLNTMISKLAGNEQGFAMGMNNAYMSIGNVLGPTLAGLLYDVNILYPFALGLIFLVVTFIGSFIWQKRQARLIAKVEQSS; encoded by the coding sequence TTGCACGCGGATCAACGAAAAAAATTAACGGTCCTCATGATCAATATGTTCATTGCCGTCGGGAGCTTCGGGATCATCATTCCGATTCTTCCCGCTTACTTAGCATCAATTGGACAAGGTGGAACAGCTGCCGGATTGATGATTGCGATCTTTGCCGGAGCACAGCTCATAATGTCGCCGATCGCTGGAAAATGGGCTGATCAATACGGTCGTCGTAAGATGATCATTTACGGATTAATCGGCTTGACACTGTCGATGTTCGTCTTCTATTTCTCGAACTCCGTCACAGTACTGTACATTTCGCGCGCAATCGGTGGTGCTGGTGCCGCACTTCTGATTCCAGCCATTTTTGCTTACGTCGCGGATATCACGACGATGGATCAACGCGCAAAAGGAAACAGTTACGTCTCCGCTGCGATGTCACTCGGGATCGTCATCGGTCCCGGGATCGGTGGATTCCTCGCCGAATATGATTTAAAATTGCCGTTACTCGTCTCGGCGATCGTCTCTGGTGCAGCTGTCTTATTCAGTGTCTTGTTACTTCAAGAAAGCGAAAAACATGATGCGACGGCGATGGCACCTGACGAGGGATCGATGCTTCGAAAACTCGGCACATCGTTTAAGAAACCATACTTCGTACCGCTCGTCATTACACTCGTCATGAGTTTCGGTCTGATGGCGTACGAATCGGTACTCGGTTTGTTCGTCGATGATCAATTCGGTGCTTCACCGAAAGATATTGCGATCATGGTGACGTCGACCGGTATTATCAGCGTCATCGCTCAAATCTTCATTGTCGACAAGTTATCGCGTAGTCTGGGAGAAGGAAAGGTCTTGAACTTATTCCTCTTCATCGCAGCGCTCGGCTTCTTATTATCGCTATTAACATCAAGCTACGGTGGATTCTTTGCGATCACACTCGTCATCTTCCTTGCGACGTCGATTTTACGTCCTGTCTTGAATACGATGATTTCAAAGCTTGCTGGGAATGAACAAGGATTTGCCATGGGGATGAATAATGCTTATATGAGTATCGGGAACGTACTCGGACCAACACTCGCTGGTCTACTATATGACGTCAACATTCTCTATCCATTTGCGCTTGGTCTGATCTTCCTTGTCGTGACGTTCATTGGATCGTTCATCTGGCAAAAACGTCAAGCACGGTTGATTGCCAAGGTCGAACAAAGTTCTTAA
- the kynU gene encoding kynureninase, producing the protein MTLQAKRTDAVTRDEQDALAAYRDEFYLQPGSIYMDGNSLGLLSKRAEKTLLESLSDWKELGIDGWMKGRHPWFELSERLAALNAPLIGAQAEEVMVTGSTTVNLHQLVATFFQPTEGRDKILADALTFPSDIYALQSQLRLRGLDPETHLIQVPSRDGRFLEEDDIIAAMTDDIALIVLPAVLYRSGQILDMERLTKAAHDRGILIGFDGCHSVGAVPHAFHDWDVDFAYWCNYKHLNGGPGTVGGLFVHERHFGTLPGLTGWFGSRKDKQFDMDHTMTPAAHAGAFQIGTPHVLSLAPQIGALEMFEEVGIEAVRTKSLALTQYMMELVEQELAPYGFVIGNPVDDKRRGAHLSLEHPEAARICKALKEHRIIPDFRAPNIVRLAPVALYNTFTDVYDVIATLKQIMEDKEYERFANEREVVA; encoded by the coding sequence ATGACATTGCAAGCAAAACGGACCGATGCCGTTACTCGGGACGAACAAGATGCTTTAGCCGCCTATCGTGATGAGTTTTATCTGCAACCGGGTAGTATCTATATGGATGGAAATTCGCTCGGATTGTTATCAAAACGTGCTGAGAAGACGTTACTCGAGTCGCTATCAGATTGGAAAGAACTCGGCATCGATGGCTGGATGAAGGGACGTCATCCTTGGTTTGAATTATCAGAACGACTCGCTGCCCTCAACGCACCATTGATTGGCGCTCAGGCAGAAGAAGTCATGGTCACTGGTTCAACGACCGTCAATCTCCATCAACTCGTCGCGACATTCTTCCAACCGACAGAAGGACGCGATAAGATTTTAGCCGATGCACTGACGTTCCCGTCAGACATCTATGCCCTCCAAAGTCAACTTCGTTTGCGCGGGCTTGATCCAGAGACACACCTCATCCAAGTGCCGAGTCGTGATGGTCGCTTTTTAGAAGAAGACGATATCATTGCTGCCATGACAGACGATATCGCTTTGATCGTCTTGCCGGCCGTGCTGTACCGGAGCGGACAGATTCTCGACATGGAACGTCTGACGAAAGCCGCACACGACCGCGGTATCTTGATCGGTTTTGATGGCTGTCACTCGGTCGGGGCCGTTCCGCATGCTTTCCATGACTGGGATGTTGATTTTGCCTACTGGTGCAATTACAAACACTTAAACGGTGGTCCTGGAACAGTTGGTGGATTATTCGTCCACGAACGTCATTTTGGAACACTGCCTGGTCTGACGGGCTGGTTCGGTTCACGCAAGGACAAGCAGTTTGATATGGATCATACGATGACACCGGCTGCGCATGCCGGAGCATTCCAAATCGGCACACCACACGTCTTAAGTCTCGCCCCACAAATCGGTGCGTTAGAGATGTTCGAAGAAGTCGGTATCGAAGCCGTCCGGACGAAATCACTCGCCTTGACACAGTACATGATGGAACTCGTCGAGCAAGAGTTAGCACCATACGGTTTCGTCATCGGGAACCCGGTCGACGACAAACGCCGTGGTGCGCACCTCAGTCTCGAGCATCCGGAAGCAGCACGGATTTGTAAAGCACTCAAGGAACATCGGATCATTCCTGATTTCCGGGCACCGAACATCGTTCGCTTAGCACCGGTTGCGCTCTACAATACGTTCACTGATGTCTATGACGTTATCGCGACACTCAAACAAATCATGGAAGATAAAGAATACGAACGTTTCGCGAATGAACGCGAAGTCGTTGCTTAA
- a CDS encoding amino acid permease, with product MEQPTELRRELKTRQLTMIAMGCAIGTGLFLGSGLAIGLAGPSVLISYAVGAFIVLLLMGCLAEMTVAHPTSGSFGTIAERYISPYAGFLVRYSYWIANVLAIGVEVSAIAIYMKYWFPDIPGFVWILVFAAALIYINATTVNTFATFEYWFSVIKISAILLFILLGAYLVIGSPSPEIGPQNFTNDGGFMPFGFSGLWIAIFISLFSFLGTELIAVTAGEAKDPDVAVPKALKATVFRLSTFYVITIALMLMIVPWQQAGGVDQSPFVKVMEMLSIPYAGGIMNFIILTAALSAMNSQLYASTRMMYSLSKATYAPKVFGRLNHKGVPLFALAVSTIGIFLAAIISSQSSVSYPFMMGISMFGAIFTWFMIFISHLYFRKAWEREGGRTLPVRMMGYPYLTVLGALLLFALVLTTWFTDFQIVLKFGVPWLLFLSVAYFFWKRAHPEQPTTAQKRKLN from the coding sequence ATGGAACAACCTACTGAACTACGGCGTGAACTCAAGACACGCCAACTCACGATGATCGCGATGGGATGTGCGATCGGAACGGGTCTCTTCCTCGGAAGTGGACTGGCGATCGGACTTGCCGGTCCGAGCGTTCTGATCAGTTACGCAGTCGGCGCCTTCATCGTCTTACTCTTAATGGGCTGCCTCGCTGAAATGACGGTTGCCCATCCAACATCCGGCTCGTTCGGGACGATTGCGGAACGTTATATTAGTCCCTACGCCGGTTTCCTCGTCCGCTATTCGTACTGGATTGCAAACGTCCTTGCGATCGGTGTCGAAGTCAGTGCGATTGCGATTTATATGAAATACTGGTTCCCAGACATTCCCGGATTCGTTTGGATTCTCGTGTTTGCTGCCGCATTGATTTACATCAATGCCACGACGGTCAATACGTTCGCTACTTTTGAATACTGGTTCTCGGTCATTAAAATCAGTGCGATCTTGCTGTTTATCTTACTCGGTGCCTATTTAGTCATCGGTAGTCCGAGTCCTGAGATTGGTCCGCAAAACTTTACGAATGATGGTGGTTTCATGCCATTTGGTTTCTCCGGTCTCTGGATTGCGATCTTCATCTCCTTGTTCAGCTTCCTTGGAACAGAATTGATTGCTGTCACTGCCGGTGAAGCAAAGGATCCGGACGTCGCTGTACCGAAAGCATTAAAAGCGACAGTCTTCCGTCTCTCGACGTTTTACGTCATCACGATTGCTTTGATGTTGATGATCGTGCCATGGCAACAAGCAGGTGGCGTCGATCAAAGTCCGTTCGTTAAAGTAATGGAGATGCTATCGATTCCGTATGCGGGTGGCATCATGAACTTCATCATCCTGACGGCAGCTCTATCTGCGATGAACAGTCAACTGTACGCTTCGACGCGAATGATGTACTCGTTATCGAAAGCAACGTACGCACCAAAAGTGTTTGGTCGCCTAAATCATAAAGGTGTGCCCCTCTTCGCACTCGCCGTATCGACGATTGGGATTTTCCTTGCTGCGATCATCAGCAGTCAGTCGAGCGTCTCATATCCATTCATGATGGGGATTTCGATGTTCGGAGCAATCTTCACGTGGTTCATGATTTTCATCTCCCACCTCTACTTCCGTAAAGCGTGGGAACGCGAAGGCGGACGGACGTTACCGGTCCGGATGATGGGCTATCCATATCTGACGGTTCTCGGTGCGTTGCTCTTATTCGCACTCGTACTGACGACATGGTTCACCGATTTCCAAATCGTCTTGAAGTTTGGTGTACCGTGGTTATTGTTCTTGTCTGTTGCATATTTCTTCTGGAAACGAGCACACCCGGAACAACCGACGACCGCTCAAAAACGAAAACTGAATTAA
- the cydC gene encoding thiol reductant ABC exporter subunit CydC, with the protein MKELLGVFRLMVHQKRDIAWSIFFGVLAGVTAVGLFAASGYLISKAALLPPIQTLAVLIALQKISSLTRAVSRYAERYYSHRATFTILSDIRTSFYRRLEPLAPGIFGKYRSGDLLARIVGDVESLQNTFLRVLYPPIVLLLVFFCTIFFVSFFSWTIAGILLLGLILTGFLIPGWFAYREQRFARSVRVRRGDLSTEVTELFQGYRDLKIYQQLDQKEQDLNAVAKRYVEEEKRNGLHAVSNLALNTMVTLIISWLVLGVGAYLVASGQLEGVFLALLVMTSLTVFENAAPMAILPGFFEDSRHAAKRLDEVVTEQEEPTYTPFVLDQAPSFETKALTFTFPDAPRPVLRDVTVSIPAGKKTAIVGASGSGKSTLLQLMLRMYPTDGLTIAGQDSQTVDPEGLWQHANVVLQQNHYFYGTLRDNLLLANEAATDEAMRQALDDVGLTTFELNDRVFEKGENLSGGEKQRLAIARVLLREASLYLLDEPTSSVDALTEHMILDRLFTRAEDATLVLVSHRLAGLEAMDQIIVMDQGHVIEVGTYTELMARQGAFYELKQVEQSVFAPIG; encoded by the coding sequence ATGAAGGAACTACTAGGAGTCTTTCGGTTGATGGTGCATCAAAAACGCGATATCGCCTGGTCGATCTTCTTCGGTGTCCTCGCCGGAGTGACAGCGGTCGGTTTATTCGCAGCAAGTGGTTACCTGATTTCAAAGGCAGCCTTGTTGCCACCGATTCAGACGCTTGCCGTCCTGATTGCGCTACAAAAAATCTCGAGTCTGACGCGCGCCGTCAGTCGGTATGCGGAACGTTATTATTCGCACCGGGCGACGTTTACGATCCTTAGTGATATCCGGACGTCGTTCTACCGGAGACTCGAGCCGCTCGCGCCAGGAATTTTCGGCAAATACCGGAGTGGGGACTTACTTGCTCGGATCGTCGGTGACGTCGAAAGTCTGCAAAATACGTTCTTACGTGTTCTTTATCCACCGATCGTCTTGTTGCTTGTCTTCTTCTGTACGATCTTTTTCGTCAGTTTCTTCTCGTGGACGATTGCCGGGATTCTATTGCTTGGTTTGATTCTGACCGGTTTCTTGATTCCGGGTTGGTTCGCGTACCGCGAACAACGTTTCGCACGTTCGGTCCGTGTCCGCCGTGGTGATCTGTCGACAGAAGTGACAGAATTGTTCCAAGGCTATCGTGACTTAAAGATTTACCAGCAACTTGATCAAAAAGAACAGGACTTGAATGCCGTCGCAAAACGGTATGTCGAGGAAGAAAAACGGAACGGATTACACGCCGTCTCGAACCTTGCTTTGAATACGATGGTGACGCTGATCATTTCATGGCTTGTCCTCGGTGTTGGTGCTTATCTCGTCGCAAGTGGACAACTCGAGGGAGTTTTCCTCGCTTTACTCGTCATGACATCGCTGACGGTCTTTGAGAATGCGGCGCCGATGGCGATTTTACCGGGCTTCTTCGAAGATAGCCGGCATGCTGCGAAACGACTCGATGAGGTCGTGACCGAGCAAGAGGAGCCAACGTACACTCCGTTCGTCCTCGATCAGGCACCATCCTTTGAAACGAAAGCGTTGACGTTCACTTTCCCTGATGCACCGCGTCCGGTCTTACGTGACGTCACCGTCTCGATTCCTGCCGGCAAGAAGACGGCGATCGTAGGAGCGAGTGGTTCCGGGAAATCAACGTTACTTCAATTGATGCTACGGATGTATCCGACGGACGGATTAACGATTGCTGGTCAAGACAGTCAGACGGTTGATCCGGAAGGACTTTGGCAACACGCAAATGTCGTCCTGCAACAGAATCATTACTTTTATGGAACGCTTCGCGATAATCTATTGCTTGCGAACGAAGCAGCAACGGACGAGGCGATGCGTCAAGCGCTCGATGATGTTGGGTTAACGACGTTCGAATTAAACGATCGTGTATTTGAAAAAGGCGAGAACTTGTCTGGAGGAGAAAAGCAGCGGCTAGCGATTGCTCGTGTGCTTTTGCGGGAAGCGTCGCTTTACTTGCTTGACGAACCGACATCTTCCGTTGATGCTTTGACGGAACATATGATTCTCGATCGATTGTTCACGCGAGCGGAGGACGCGACACTTGTCCTCGTCAGCCACCGGTTAGCGGGTCTTGAAGCGATGGATCAAATCATCGTCATGGATCAAGGTCACGTCATCGAAGTCGGAACGTATACCGAATTGATGGCGCGACAAGGAGCGTTCTATGAGTTAAAACAAGTCGAACAGTCTGTGTTTGCTCCGATTGGCTAA
- the kynB gene encoding arylformamidase, which produces MTRWIDVSQPLDRHVTTWPGDTPFEATLTWNKADTGSVNVGKVTMSLHTGTHVDAPFHFDDAGQKIIDLDPDLYIGHARVIYLPGRTEITAADLEGFDLTDVRRLIIKTDGWIDKSTFPETIPVLTPSLAERLGELGVSLIGLDLPSVDAIDSKEMAAHHSLAQHGVHILEGLVLDAITPGDYHLNAVPLPLVDGDGSPVRALLRPY; this is translated from the coding sequence ATGACGCGATGGATTGATGTTTCACAACCACTTGATCGCCACGTCACGACGTGGCCGGGCGATACACCATTTGAGGCCACACTGACATGGAATAAAGCAGACACCGGTTCCGTCAACGTCGGCAAAGTAACGATGAGTCTGCATACCGGTACTCATGTCGATGCACCATTTCATTTTGATGATGCGGGGCAAAAAATCATCGATCTGGATCCGGATCTCTATATCGGACATGCTCGTGTCATTTACTTGCCGGGTCGAACAGAAATTACAGCTGCCGATTTGGAAGGATTTGATCTCACTGACGTCCGACGCTTGATCATCAAAACGGATGGTTGGATTGATAAGTCGACTTTCCCAGAAACGATTCCCGTGTTGACGCCAAGTCTTGCCGAGCGACTCGGAGAACTTGGAGTTTCGCTGATCGGGCTGGATTTACCAAGCGTTGATGCGATCGATAGCAAGGAGATGGCAGCCCATCACTCCCTCGCGCAACATGGTGTCCATATCCTTGAAGGACTTGTTCTCGATGCGATCACACCTGGCGATTACCACCTGAATGCCGTCCCGCTACCGCTCGTCGATGGCGACGGTAGTCCCGTCCGTGCCTTACTTCGTCCATACTAA